From the Salvelinus alpinus chromosome 12, SLU_Salpinus.1, whole genome shotgun sequence genome, the window TGGTAGGCAACACACAACTACAAGATAGATACATAACCTTTAATATTCATAGACACACGTTAGCAAGAAACTCATACGAGTCAATATTGGTAGGCATGAAAGCTATTCATACAATATTGAATTGTATCAGTTTCTTGCTAAACTATGTCTGAATTCAGACATATTAGTGATACTTAAAATATCGCTTAGCACTACAAGTGGTGACCTTGATGTGATATGCCACACcgcatcaaagatccaccaccatattttacagtaggcatggtgttctttgcaTCCTTCGTTCGATGCCAAACCCACCAATGTTATGCATGGCGAAAGAGCACTATTTTCATGTCATACAACAAATGTAATCTACTGAAGTTTGCTGAacagcattggcacttggattggaactggtgctatggtcagaagacatcaaaatagagctctttggcaacacacaccagtggtgggtttgacaTCGAAAAAAGGATGCAAAGAACTACCTACTATGAAATATGGTGGtgaatctttgatgttatggagatattttgcttccactggtcctggggcccttgttaattaaggtcaatggcatcatcaatggcatcatgaacttttttttttttttttcacaggTGCCAATAATTTCAGTCATGACTGTAGTTGTTTTTGGCTGTGGAGTTGAAAATAGTCAAACACATTGAAAAGTGTACTTTCAAATACTAATGCTTTACCCCTAGAAGCCCACACCCAGTTTGCCTTGCATTCAAATTAAGATGAGCCTAGGACAACAAGGGGGCTCCAACATACTAGTTTATGGATTTCTTTAATGTATTTCTATAGCAGAATATTTAATGGATATTTTAAATGTCTTTGAAAAACAATATTTAAAAATTGTTTCAATTACCATTGGAAGTATTTGGTAGACATTCAGAAACTTTGGCcagtgtatttgaaaatacttaaatacacagAAAAtgaattcagcaaaaaaagaaacgttcctttttcgggaccctgtctttcaaagataattagtaaaaatccaaataacttcacagatcttcattgttaagggtttgaacactgtttccgatgcttgttcaatgaacgataaacaattaatgaacatgcacctgtagaacggtcgttaagacactaacagcttacagatggtaggcaattaaggtcacagttatgaaaacttaggacactaaagaggcctttctattgactctgtaaaaacaccaaaagaaagatgcccagggtccctgctcatctgcgtgtatgtgccttaggcatgctgcaaggaggcatgaggactgcagatgtagccagggcaatagattgcaatgtccgtactgtgagacgcctaagacagcgctacagggagacaggatggacagctgatcgtcctcgcagtggcagatcacgtgtaacaacacctgcacaggaccgatacagccgaacatcacacctgcgggacaggtacaggatgacaacaacaattgcccgagttacaccaggaacgcacaatccctccatcagtgctcagactgtccgcaataggctgagagaggctggactgagggcttgtaggcctgttgtaaggcaggtcctcaccaggcatcaccggcaacaacgtcgcctatgggcacaaacccaccgtcgctggagcAGACagtactggcaaaaagtgctcttcactgacgagtcgcggttttgtctcaccaggggtgatgggtCGGATTCTCATTTATCGTCGAAAGAATGAGCATTATACCGAGGCCTGTActatggagcgggatcgatttggaggtggagggttcatcatggtctggggcggtgtgtcacagcatcatcggactgagcttttgccattgcaggcaatctcaacgctgtgcgttacagggaagacatcctcctccctcatgtggtacccttcctgcaggctcatcctgacatgaccctccagcatgacaatgccaccagccatactgctcgttctgtgtgtgatgtcctgcaaaacaggaatgtcagtgttctgccatggccagcgaagagcccggatctcaatcccattgagcacgcctgggacctgttggatcggagggtgcgggctagggccattccccccagaaatgcccaaatctggtgctgtccatgaggaggagatgcactgcagtacttaatgcagccggtggccacaccagatactaactgttactttttattttgacccccctttgttcagggacacattattccatttttgttggtcacatgtctgtggaacatgttcagttcatgtctcagttgttgaatcttgttaggttcatataaatatttacacatgttaagtttgctgaaaataaacacagttaactgtgagaggacgtttctttttttgctgagtttatgtacttGACATACAATAtgcatgtatttgaacccaggtctgcacactactgtaagttgctttggataaaatggTGTACTAAATggtatatattattttgtattataTATTAATGgtaatatattattatatattatcaaGTGAACATAATATGACCCCCATCTCACAATGTGGCAGAATTGAATAACAGTATAACGTATAGATTTTATTTGAGAACACCAAAGAGCTATGCCCACTTTTGCTGCATACTGTACGTTGTGAATGCTTttataggctactgtatatacatttatcAGCTCAACAAACCACAGCATAAAGGACCCAGCCTCCAGGCAATCTTAGTTGCTGTATATTTTCACTTCATATTTGAATTTtagtagtgtttttgtggacatatTTGACTGAAGTTATTTATAAGATGTATAATTGGGTTTATAAATTAAAATGTGCAATCTCTTACTCAACTACAAGTCTATACATTGACCTTTGAGGTAAATTGACATTTTAGTGTGATTTAAATGTTTTGAAATTATTGTGTTTTAGGGGTGCTGAGTGCAAAAACagacaaacaaataaacaaacaaatcaatAAAATAAAGGGAATAATTGGGTGCATATACAGCCTTTCTGTTCTTGTTATACCAACCTGGGAAATGTCTCTACAACTTGTATTATCATAGACACTTCAAAGGCCTATGAATAAATATCCAAATCCTCTGGAATCAGAGGTTAGTAAACTATAAGACTTTGATTCGCATAATCCCAGACTAATCTAATTAACAGATTTTAAATCCCCTGAAAGCAGCCTCCACAAAACTGTATAAAATCAATCTCAAGACAACATTTGCATAAGAGAGCTGCTGCATCCAAGGAGACAGGGTTGACAGGGTTGACCAAATTAATCAACTTTTTCTTCACCTTACCACCCGTCCATTTACTCAAAATGAACGGCACTGAGGGCAACAACTTCTACATCCCCATATCCAACAGGACTGGGCTTGTAAGGAGTCCTTTTCTATACCCTCAGTACTACTTGGCGGATCCATGGCAATTCTATCTGCTTGCTGTCTACATGTTCTTCCTGATCTGCTTTGGATTCCCAATCAATGGTCTGACCTTGTACGTCACAGCCACAAACAAGAAGCTCCAGCAACCTCTGAACTTCATTCTGGTCAACTTGGCTCTGGCTGGATTGATCATGGTCCTCTTTGgattcaccatcaccatcacatcTGCTGTCAATGGTTACTTCATCTGGGGACCATTGGGCTGTGCTATTGAGGGATTCATGGCTACACTTGGAGGTGAGAAATCTTTTGTGCAGGTTGTTGTCTTTGGCTAGCATGGATGCCAGTCTGTTTCTTATTGAATTGGCATTACAATGACAGCAATGAAGTTGGCGAGAGCATAAAGGCTCACTCTCCTGCTGTCCATTCTTCTCCCCATATGGTACATTAGTTAAATAGTGTTCACAGCAAAAGAGTTTTCTTGACTTCATTGTTTAACATGTGAAGAAGTAGTTTCAATAAAGTTCACGGATTGGGTATGCATTTAGATTTTTGTCAAATATACTTGGATAGTCTCAATCAAGATTAAATAATTTAGATTTAATGAAATAATAGTCTGGTCATTTAGAAATAACGTTGTATCGTAAGATCCATTAAGTTACAGTCCATATTATGCAGCAATTAGATCCCCTTCTCTGTTGTTTGCATCTCCATGCTCCAACCTCTTTTACCTAACAAATGCAGGACAAGCAAAAACAAATCTCTTCCCTTTCCTATTCTCAATTCAAGGTCAGGTGGCTCTGTGGTCTCTGGTGGTGCTGGCAATTGAGAGATACATTGTGGTCTGCAAGCCCATGGGCAGCTTCAAGTTCAGTGTCGCCCATGCTGGTGCTGGTGTTGCATTCACCTGGGTGATGGCTGCCACTTGCGCTGTTCCCCCACTGGTAGGCTGGTCCAGGTACAGTGCATGTCATATGATATAAAAGTAAAACACAAAGATACTACATTTCTCTGATACAGATTAAgcttagtcctggactaaaaagctatTTCAATAGAGACTCTTTATTGACCACACTTTCTAATCCAGTAGAAGGCTTAAGAGAAACCATCCCCTTATGTTGCAAGTTGCAATTCATATaattgtctgatcttttaatcaCATCAATTACACACTCATTATAAATTTAGGTGTAATGTCTATGAGATGAGATCAAACAATGATGTAAAGACAATAATAGGTTACATACAATGCATCACACATATAATGCATTTGGTCAATCATGGTATTCTCTAGCAAAAAAAATTGGCTTTTTTGTGTTGTTGCATTTTAGTGacattagctaggtttccatccaattggcgacagatttccatgcgaatattctaaaatctgtattaaaacaatacacacattttcccaccaatgatgtatttctatcaaattgacttgttgtagATAAAAGGTTCGCGGGATG encodes:
- the LOC139536033 gene encoding green-sensitive opsin-4-like, whose translation is MNGTEGNNFYIPISNRTGLVRSPFLYPQYYLADPWQFYLLAVYMFFLICFGFPINGLTLYVTATNKKLQQPLNFILVNLALAGLIMVLFGFTITITSAVNGYFIWGPLGCAIEGFMATLGGQVALWSLVVLAIERYIVVCKPMGSFKFSVAHAGAGVAFTWVMAATCAVPPLVGWSRYIPEGMQCSCGPDYYTLSPGYNNDSYVIYMFVCHFMVPVFIIAFTYGSLVLTVKAAAASQQDSASTQKAEKEVTRMCLLMVMGFLIAWTPYASVAAWIFFNKGAAFTAQFMAVPAFFSKSSAIFNPVIYVLMNKQFRNCMLAAVGIAAPEDETSVSTSKTEVSSVGPA